DNA sequence from the Longimicrobiaceae bacterium genome:
CGTCCGAGCACCCGGACCCGCGCCCGGGGGTGACCGCCGCCAAGGTGCTCCCCGCCTCGCGCTTCGCCGCCGACGACCCGCGCATCGCCGAGGTCTACGCCGAGGTGGCGCAGATCCCCGAGGTGGTGGACGGCATCTACTGCCACTGCGACTGCCACCACCACGCCGGGCACCGCTCGCTGCTGTCGTGCTTCGAGAGCGACCACGGCGCGCAGTGCGGCACCTGCATGGGCGAGGCGCACCTCGCCTACCAGATGGCGAAGTCCGGCGCCACCCTCAAGCAGATCCGCGAAGCCGTCGACAAGCAGTTC
Encoded proteins:
- a CDS encoding CYCXC family (seleno)protein, translating into MAKTPRGARPARKLPVPLPILALLLVTLAAVAYSLFPRSANASEHPDPRPGVTAAKVLPASRFAADDPRIAEVYAEVAQIPEVVDGIYCHCDCHHHAGHRSLLSCFESDHGAQCGTCMGEAHLAYQMAKSGATLKQIREAVDKQFG